In Clostridium sporogenes, one genomic interval encodes:
- a CDS encoding NAD(P)-dependent oxidoreductase yields the protein MKIALIGSTGNAGKVILKEALNRGHEVIAIARDVSKIKDTNENLTVIQGDILKLDTLEDKLGEVDVLVSAFGPKVGKEDTLIEATNNLITLAKKLNVERLVTMGGAGSLKVQGDIELVHTEGFPEDWKPIALAHSKSLDIYRNEKEINWTYLSPAALISSGVRTGKYYVGDEYLVVDEKGESKISFEDFAVAMVDEIETPRHIRSRFTVAYK from the coding sequence ATGAAAATTGCTTTAATTGGATCAACAGGAAATGCAGGAAAGGTAATATTAAAGGAGGCTCTAAACAGAGGACATGAGGTTATCGCTATTGCAAGGGATGTATCAAAGATAAAAGATACTAATGAAAATTTAACTGTAATACAAGGAGACATTTTAAAATTAGATACATTAGAGGATAAATTAGGGGAAGTAGATGTTTTGGTTAGTGCTTTTGGACCTAAGGTTGGAAAGGAAGATACATTAATAGAAGCAACTAACAATCTAATAACTTTAGCTAAAAAATTAAATGTTGAAAGACTTGTAACAATGGGTGGAGCTGGAAGTTTAAAGGTTCAAGGAGACATAGAATTAGTCCATACAGAAGGATTCCCAGAGGATTGGAAACCAATAGCTTTAGCTCATTCAAAATCTTTAGATATATATAGAAATGAAAAAGAAATAAATTGGACATATTTAAGTCCAGCAGCATTAATATCATCAGGAGTAAGAACAGGAAAATACTATGTTGGAGATGAATATTTGGTTGTGGATGAAAAAGGAGAAAGTAAAATTTCTTTTGAAGATTTTGCGGTAGCTATGGTCGATGAAATTGAAACCCCTAGACATATTAGAAGTAGATTTACAGTAGCATACAAGTAA